DNA from Mucilaginibacter mallensis:
ACAGTCAGCATAAAGATTTTTACCAGCTGTTAAGGGACGCTAACCTTACTTTTAAACTCCCCTCGGGCTGTAAAGAAATAAGCCCGGTTAATAATGAATACTTCTCGTTCGATTTTGCCATGGAGATTCCAGGCAAGGATTTTGAAATGTGGTTGCAGGTTAAATCACAAAGGCAAAACTGGAACAGCTACGAGCATTCTCAATATAATAAGGAAAGAGAACTGGCTAATCCTGATTCCATGTACAAGGAGATAAGCCAGGCTATTGCTATATCCCTGTCGGGCGATACCAGCTACCTTGTGCGCAATATGCCGCCTGATATCCTGGCCCGGTATAATGCAGATGCGGGTAAATCATATTTGGTAAACCTGCTCAATATGCGGGTAACCAAACACTATAAGTACGCATTAATTATAGCGTTGCAGCAAAACCATACCGGCACACTGGTGGCTGTTTATTTCACCAATGAAAAGGACCCCGATTTTTATAAAGATGTGAACCGGGCCGGCAGTTGCCTTAAATTTATTCCCCCGGCAACCGATTAATGTTAATAAGTTAGCATTATTTCATTAGCAGATTAAGCACTAAACTTTATTTTTGCGGTATAGGGCATTAACTCACCCCATCGCGCTAAAATTAAAAACTCTCTTTCTGCCAAAACAGCAAGAGAGTTAAAGATCGATACTTCTTTTTCCAATAAAAGAAGTTGATTTAAAGCGCTACGATGCAGCGAGTAAACCGTTAAATACCCCCAAAATAAAATCCATATGGCAGAAGTAAATTACGATGATGATAGTATCCGTTCGCTCGACTGGAAGGAACATATCCGCTTACGTCCCGGCATGTATATTGGCAAACTGGGCGATGGTTCGGCGTATGACGATGGCGTATATGTTTTATTAAAGGAGATTGTCGACAACTCTATTGATGAGTTTGTGATGGGTTCGGGCCGGTCGATAGAGATCAATATGAGCGATCATAAGGTATCTGTGCGCGATTACGGTCGTGGTATACCATTGGGTAAGGTGATTGATTGCGTATCAAAAATAAATACCGGTGGTAAATATGATAGCAAGGCCTTCCAAAAATCGGTAGGCTTAAATGGTGTGGGTACTAAGGCGGTTAACGCGCTTTCAAATATTTTTATCGTACAATCCTATCGCGACGGGCGTACCAAAATAGCCGAATTTGCCAAAGGCGAACTGGTACGTGACGAAGCTGAAAAGGAAACTTCGCAACGCAACGGCACCGCTATAAATTTCACACCTGATGATACCATCTTCAGGCACTATCGCTTTATACCTGAGTTTGTTGATAGCATGATATGGAACTACGTGTTCCTTAACTCCGGCCTTACCATCAACTTTAACGGGAAAAAATATTTTTCGGAGCGCGGCCTTTATGACCTGCTCACTAAAAACACCAACGCCGAAAACCTGCGCTATCCCATCATCCACCTAAAGGGTGATGACATTGAAATAGCCATGACCCACGGGCAGCAATACGGTGAGGAATACTACTCCTTTGTTAACGGACAAAACACAACACAAGGCGGTACCCACCAGGCCGCGTTTCGTGAAGCAGTGGTAAAAACCATCCGTGAGTTTTATGATAAGGATTATGATGCAGCAGATATCCGCGCATCAATAGTTGCCGCAATTGCCATTAAGGTGCAGGAGCCGGTGTTCGAGTCGCAAACCAAAACCAAGCTGGGTTCGCAAAGCATAGGCCCTGAGGGACCATCAGTACGCGCCTTTATTGGTGATTTTGTGAAACGTGAGCTGGATAATTATCTGCATAAAAACCCATCTGTAGCTGATGCGCTAAAAGCAAGGATCTTACAATCAGAGCGAGAGCGTAAGGATATTGCCGGCATTAAAAAACTGGCCAATGAGCGTGCAAAAAAAGCATCGCTGCATAACCGTAAGCTACGCGATTGCAAGCTGCATTTTGATGATAACCATGAGCGCAAGCAGGATACTACCCTGTTTATTACCGAAGGTGACTCGGCCAGCGGATCGATCACCAAATCGCGCGATGTGATGACCCAGGCTGTTTTCAGCTTAAAGGGTAAACCCCTTAACTGCTATGGGCTAACCAAAAAAGTGGTTTATGAAAATGAAGAGTTTAACCTGCTGCAGCATGCGCTGAATATTGAGGATGGCCTGGATGCATTGCGTTATAACAATATAGTAATAGCTACCGATGCCGATGTTGACGGCATGCACATCCGCCTGCTGCTGATGACGTTCTTCCTGCAGTTCTTCCCCGATCTGGTGAAGGCCGGGCACGTCTTCATCCTGCAAACACCATTATTCCGTGTACGAAATAAAAAGGAAACCATTTATTGTTACAGCGACGAAGAAAGGCGCAATGCGATAGCAAAACTGGGCGTAAAACCCGAGATCACACGATTTAAAGGTTTGGGAGAGATCTCGCCGGAAGAATTTGGCTTGTTCATAGGTAAAGATATTCGCCTCGA
Protein-coding regions in this window:
- a CDS encoding DNA topoisomerase IV subunit B; the encoded protein is MAEVNYDDDSIRSLDWKEHIRLRPGMYIGKLGDGSAYDDGVYVLLKEIVDNSIDEFVMGSGRSIEINMSDHKVSVRDYGRGIPLGKVIDCVSKINTGGKYDSKAFQKSVGLNGVGTKAVNALSNIFIVQSYRDGRTKIAEFAKGELVRDEAEKETSQRNGTAINFTPDDTIFRHYRFIPEFVDSMIWNYVFLNSGLTINFNGKKYFSERGLYDLLTKNTNAENLRYPIIHLKGDDIEIAMTHGQQYGEEYYSFVNGQNTTQGGTHQAAFREAVVKTIREFYDKDYDAADIRASIVAAIAIKVQEPVFESQTKTKLGSQSIGPEGPSVRAFIGDFVKRELDNYLHKNPSVADALKARILQSERERKDIAGIKKLANERAKKASLHNRKLRDCKLHFDDNHERKQDTTLFITEGDSASGSITKSRDVMTQAVFSLKGKPLNCYGLTKKVVYENEEFNLLQHALNIEDGLDALRYNNIVIATDADVDGMHIRLLLMTFFLQFFPDLVKAGHVFILQTPLFRVRNKKETIYCYSDEERRNAIAKLGVKPEITRFKGLGEISPEEFGLFIGKDIRLDPVILKDANIKALLEYFMGKNTPVRQQHIVNNLRVEKDDETVNPTIAEPEPLAQSA